The Roseococcus microcysteis genome contains a region encoding:
- a CDS encoding ABC transporter substrate-binding protein, with amino-acid sequence MRRRLALAGLALLSAPLPLRAQTGAAPNGAAQNAGAPSAAEWRVGAVFPTSGHAALLGDEACRGLELAIEAHNATDGARQVRLLRAEANDPASAMAESRRLIQRERATVLFGSVAATLGLAALQAAEALDTPFVELAAPADTLAAGGGRRFVRAAPAASAYGRMAAEALIHGLPGPLSLPVEALRVGILHETSPSPEALGTALETALREAGLLIAERVSHAPRTGEWAALVQRLRAASVNVLIHAASEGDAAAMLRALAEAGWRPRVVMGAGPAWGLLDLARAVEPALEGVYALDMPPIESAPGWAQGAAAFAQAYQRRWGSPPRSGLSFAAFSGARTVLAQGPDRAALGALDLPEGALANGWGWRLDERGQNSRARPVLLQWQAGRPVAVFPAMAAAAVPV; translated from the coding sequence ATGCGCCGCCGCCTCGCCCTCGCCGGACTGGCCTTGCTGTCCGCACCCCTGCCCCTGCGCGCCCAGACCGGGGCCGCCCCGAACGGCGCTGCCCAGAATGCGGGCGCGCCGAGCGCCGCGGAATGGCGCGTGGGCGCCGTCTTTCCCACCTCCGGCCATGCCGCCCTGCTGGGTGACGAGGCCTGCCGGGGCCTCGAACTGGCCATCGAGGCGCACAACGCGACCGACGGCGCACGCCAGGTGCGCCTGCTGCGCGCCGAGGCCAATGACCCCGCCTCCGCCATGGCCGAGTCCCGCCGGCTGATCCAGCGCGAGCGCGCCACGGTCCTGTTCGGCAGCGTGGCGGCCACCCTGGGCCTTGCCGCCCTGCAGGCCGCCGAGGCGCTGGACACGCCCTTCGTGGAACTCGCCGCCCCCGCCGACACCCTGGCGGCGGGGGGCGGGCGGCGCTTCGTCCGTGCCGCGCCGGCCGCCTCCGCCTATGGGCGCATGGCGGCCGAGGCGCTGATCCATGGCCTGCCCGGGCCCCTCAGCCTGCCCGTGGAGGCGCTGCGCGTGGGCATCCTGCACGAGACGAGCCCCAGCCCGGAGGCGCTGGGCACCGCGCTGGAGACCGCCCTGCGCGAGGCCGGGCTGCTGATCGCGGAGCGCGTCTCCCATGCCCCCCGCACCGGCGAATGGGCCGCGCTGGTGCAGCGGCTGCGCGCCGCCTCGGTCAATGTGCTGATCCATGCCGCCTCGGAAGGCGATGCGGCGGCCATGCTGCGCGCCCTGGCCGAGGCCGGCTGGCGGCCGCGCGTGGTGATGGGCGCCGGCCCGGCCTGGGGGCTGCTCGACCTGGCCCGCGCGGTCGAACCCGCGCTGGAGGGCGTCTACGCATTGGACATGCCGCCCATCGAGAGCGCGCCAGGCTGGGCCCAGGGGGCCGCCGCCTTCGCCCAGGCCTATCAGCGGCGCTGGGGCAGCCCGCCGCGCTCGGGCCTGTCCTTCGCGGCCTTCTCGGGCGCCCGCACCGTGCTGGCCCAAGGGCCGGATCGTGCCGCGCTGGGCGCCCTCGACCTGCCCGAGGGCGCGCTGGCCAATGGCTGGGGCTGGCGGCTGGACGAACGCGGGCAGAACAGCCGCGCCAGGCCGGTGTTGCTGCAATGGCAGGCGGGCCGGCCCGTCGCGGTCTTTCCCGCCATGGCCGCGGCGGCGGTGCCGGTCTGA
- a CDS encoding pirin family protein: protein MIDIRPFKSLGGADFGWLKARHHFSFGHYRDPARMGWGKLRVWNDDEIAAGTGFDPHPHRDMEIITYVREGAITHRDNMGNEGRTEAGDVQIMSAGTGVVHSEYNLEPSTTKIFQIWIMPDVQGAKPNWGAKAFPKAGREARFEVLAGGRPGDAEAGALPINANAAVMAATLSKGQELRHSLAPGRAAYLVSAKGSATVNGHPINERDAAAVAEEREIVVVADDEAELVMVEVAA from the coding sequence ATGATTGACATCCGACCCTTCAAATCCCTCGGCGGCGCCGATTTCGGCTGGCTGAAGGCGCGTCACCACTTCTCCTTCGGCCATTACCGCGACCCGGCGCGCATGGGCTGGGGCAAGCTGCGCGTGTGGAATGACGACGAGATCGCCGCCGGCACGGGCTTCGACCCGCACCCGCACCGCGACATGGAAATCATCACCTATGTGCGCGAGGGGGCCATCACCCACCGCGACAACATGGGCAATGAGGGCCGCACCGAGGCGGGCGACGTGCAGATCATGTCCGCCGGCACCGGCGTGGTGCACAGCGAGTACAACCTGGAGCCGAGCACGACGAAGATCTTCCAGATCTGGATCATGCCGGATGTGCAGGGCGCCAAGCCCAACTGGGGCGCCAAGGCCTTCCCGAAAGCCGGCCGCGAGGCGCGCTTCGAGGTGCTGGCCGGCGGCCGCCCCGGCGATGCCGAGGCGGGCGCGCTTCCCATCAACGCCAACGCCGCCGTGATGGCGGCCACGCTCTCCAAGGGGCAGGAGTTGCGCCACAGCCTGGCGCCGGGCCGCGCGGCCTACCTGGTCTCGGCCAAGGGCAGTGCGACGGTGAACGGCCACCCGATCAACGAGCGCGACGCCGCCGCGGTGGCGGAGGAGCGGGAGATCGTGGTGGTGGCGGATGACGAGGCGGAACTCGTCATGGTCGAAGTCGCCGCGTGA
- a CDS encoding thiamine pyrophosphate-dependent enzyme, producing the protein MAGMQERSGGQLLADALVAQGATHVFAVPGESYLDLLDGLYAQRNRVELITCRFEAGAVHMAEAHGKLTGKPGVAIVTRGPGACHAAIGVHVAMQDSTPLVLLVGQIPVEETDRETFQEVDYRRMFQPLAKWVTQIDDARRIPEIMAHAFDMAVSGRPGPVVVAISEEMQKHMVAVPDLGPQRVLPAHPAPAAIPEMMAMLEKAERPLVIMGGSRWTPEGRAAIRAFAEANDLPVAVAFRRQGLFDGTSPHFAGDLGVGADAGLVAAAKKADLILAIGTRIGEPVSQGYTLLDMAGATPIVHVHPDQGEIGRVYRVALGVTSDVNAFALGLKGQKVAKPRWAAWRQEVRAAREAQAVAQDYEGPLNLAVALQALEKALPADTVFTTDAGNFATWPTRFMHVKEGQDFLGPTNGAMGYGVPAAIGAAIVERGRQVVCFVGDGGFMMTGQEIATAFHHGVAPIILVFNNRMYGTIRMYQERVYPERVSGTELTNPDFARFIEAFGGHGEVVERTEELVPAYERAVASGKPAIIEIRTNPEQVTNRATITELRAQAKK; encoded by the coding sequence ATGGCGGGAATGCAGGAACGCAGCGGCGGGCAATTGCTGGCCGATGCCTTGGTGGCGCAGGGGGCGACCCATGTCTTCGCCGTGCCGGGCGAAAGCTACCTGGACCTGCTGGACGGGCTCTACGCCCAGCGCAACCGCGTGGAACTCATCACCTGCCGCTTCGAGGCCGGCGCCGTCCATATGGCCGAGGCCCATGGCAAGCTGACGGGCAAGCCAGGTGTGGCCATCGTCACCCGCGGCCCCGGCGCCTGCCACGCCGCCATCGGCGTGCATGTGGCCATGCAGGACAGCACGCCGCTGGTGCTGCTGGTGGGGCAGATTCCCGTCGAGGAAACCGACCGCGAGACCTTCCAGGAGGTGGACTACCGACGGATGTTCCAGCCGCTGGCCAAGTGGGTCACGCAGATTGATGACGCGCGGCGCATCCCCGAGATCATGGCCCATGCCTTCGACATGGCGGTGAGCGGGCGCCCCGGCCCCGTGGTGGTGGCCATCAGCGAGGAGATGCAGAAGCACATGGTGGCGGTGCCGGACCTCGGCCCGCAGCGCGTGCTGCCCGCCCACCCGGCGCCCGCCGCCATCCCCGAGATGATGGCCATGCTGGAGAAGGCCGAGCGCCCGCTGGTCATCATGGGCGGCAGCCGCTGGACGCCGGAGGGCCGCGCCGCCATCCGCGCCTTCGCCGAGGCCAATGACCTGCCCGTCGCCGTCGCCTTCCGCCGCCAGGGCCTGTTCGACGGCACCAGCCCGCATTTCGCGGGTGACCTGGGTGTGGGCGCGGATGCGGGCCTGGTGGCCGCCGCGAAGAAGGCGGACCTGATCCTCGCCATCGGCACCCGCATCGGTGAGCCGGTCAGCCAGGGCTACACGCTGCTGGACATGGCCGGCGCCACGCCCATCGTGCATGTGCATCCGGACCAGGGCGAGATCGGGCGCGTCTATCGCGTGGCACTCGGCGTCACCTCGGATGTGAACGCCTTCGCACTGGGCCTGAAGGGCCAGAAGGTGGCCAAGCCGCGCTGGGCCGCCTGGCGCCAGGAGGTGCGCGCGGCGCGCGAGGCGCAGGCCGTGGCGCAGGACTATGAGGGCCCGCTGAACCTGGCCGTGGCCTTGCAGGCGCTGGAGAAGGCGCTGCCGGCCGATACCGTCTTCACCACCGATGCCGGCAACTTCGCCACCTGGCCCACGCGCTTCATGCATGTGAAGGAAGGCCAGGATTTCCTCGGGCCCACGAATGGCGCCATGGGCTATGGCGTGCCGGCGGCCATCGGCGCGGCCATCGTGGAGCGCGGCCGCCAGGTGGTCTGCTTCGTGGGCGATGGCGGCTTCATGATGACGGGGCAGGAAATCGCCACCGCCTTCCACCATGGGGTCGCGCCCATCATCCTGGTCTTCAACAACCGGATGTACGGCACCATCCGCATGTACCAGGAGCGCGTGTATCCGGAGCGCGTCTCGGGCACGGAACTCACCAACCCGGATTTCGCCCGCTTCATCGAGGCCTTCGGCGGCCATGGCGAGGTGGTGGAGCGCACCGAGGAGCTGGTGCCGGCCTATGAACGCGCGGTGGCGAGCGGCAAGCCCGCCATCATCGAAATCCGCACCAATCCGGAGCAGGTGACGAATCGCGCCACCATCACGGAGCTGCGGGCGCAGGCGAAGAAGTAA
- a CDS encoding efflux RND transporter permease subunit, with the protein MILSDISIKRPVFATVVSLMLVVLGLASLTRLPVRELPRIDPPIIQVITTYTGASAGVVDTQITELVEGAVAGIEGIRTITSFSRDERSVVTIEFNLNRNVDSAANDVRDRVARAAARLPTQAQVPIVQKQDGDARPIMWVALSSERMSGMELTNVARQRFVDRLAIVDGVAQVLIAGERRFSMRIWLDRQALAARGLTVQDIEDAIRRENVELPGGRLESTQRELTVRTDTRMNTPEQFRALVVARVAGGAQVLLGDVARVEVAPEESRGGYRLNGRDAIGLGILRQSTANTLSVADGIRAEVERIRPNLPEGINVEYGYDESRFIAQSIYEVQHALMIALALVVGVIFFFLRSFRATLIPAIAIPVSIIASFTAVAAMGFSVNILTLLGLVLAIGLVVDDAIVVLENIHRRIEEGEEPLLAALRGSREIAFAIIATTLVLIAVFVPLSFMSGNVGRLFTEFGLALAASVVFSGLVALTLTPMMCSKLLKPHGSSGLFIRMTEPLFLGMNNGFRVLLRGALNMPIVVMAVAAGLSALAVLLFQALPKEFTPTEDRGVIIVPLTGPEGATGNYMLEHLRHAERLGARYVASGEAASVFSTLGGFQPPPQGNVANMFIRLAPWDERTRNSQTIARELFPQIAAMPGVRGFTLTPPSLGQSGFQPPVQFVIGGPDYETLIQWRDTFLARARQNERLLNLDSNFRETKPELRVDIDRRRAADLGVSIQAVGRTIETMLGSREVSTYIEGGQEYKVLLQATEGDRSTPYDLQNIFIRSAGGLIPLSNVVTLSERARPQALSRADRVRAITITASLAPGYTLGEALDFMDRTAREVLPSEVRISYRGQSLEFRDSTGALYVTFLMALLVVYLVLAAQFESFIHPLIILLSTPLAMTGGLLALHFTGQTLNIFSQIGMILLIGLMAKNGILVVEFANQLRDRGLSIFDAALEASVVRLRPILMTSIATVFGAVPLAMATGAGAESRMALGVVIVGGVTFSTIVTLFAVPALYVMLARFTKPLGHIERALSDLERRTPVAGDEAAKYAKKPGASPAPAE; encoded by the coding sequence ATGATCCTCTCCGACATCTCGATCAAGCGGCCGGTCTTCGCGACGGTCGTGAGCCTGATGCTGGTGGTGCTGGGCCTCGCCTCGCTCACCCGGCTGCCGGTGCGCGAATTGCCGCGCATTGACCCGCCCATCATCCAGGTCATCACCACCTACACCGGCGCCTCGGCCGGGGTGGTGGACACGCAGATCACGGAGCTGGTCGAGGGCGCGGTGGCGGGCATCGAGGGCATCCGCACCATCACCTCCTTCTCGCGCGATGAGCGCAGCGTCGTCACCATCGAGTTCAACCTGAACCGCAATGTGGACAGCGCGGCGAACGACGTGCGCGACCGCGTGGCCCGCGCCGCCGCCCGCCTGCCCACCCAGGCCCAGGTGCCCATCGTGCAGAAGCAGGATGGCGATGCGCGGCCCATCATGTGGGTGGCGCTTTCCTCCGAACGCATGTCGGGCATGGAGCTGACCAATGTGGCGCGGCAGCGCTTCGTGGACCGGCTGGCCATCGTGGACGGGGTGGCGCAGGTCCTGATCGCGGGCGAGCGGCGCTTCTCCATGCGGATCTGGCTGGACCGCCAGGCGCTCGCCGCGCGCGGGCTGACGGTGCAGGACATCGAGGACGCCATCCGCCGCGAGAATGTCGAACTGCCGGGTGGGCGCCTCGAATCCACCCAGCGCGAGCTGACCGTCCGCACCGACACGCGCATGAACACGCCCGAGCAGTTCCGCGCCCTGGTGGTGGCGCGGGTGGCGGGCGGCGCGCAGGTGCTGCTGGGCGATGTGGCGCGGGTGGAGGTGGCGCCCGAGGAATCGCGCGGTGGCTACCGGCTGAACGGGCGTGATGCCATCGGCCTCGGCATCCTGCGGCAGAGCACGGCCAACACCCTCTCGGTCGCGGATGGCATCCGGGCGGAGGTGGAGCGCATCCGCCCCAACCTGCCCGAGGGGATCAACGTCGAATACGGCTATGACGAGAGCCGCTTCATCGCGCAGTCCATCTATGAGGTGCAGCACGCGCTGATGATCGCGCTGGCCCTGGTGGTCGGCGTCATCTTCTTCTTCCTGCGCAGCTTCCGCGCCACCCTGATCCCGGCCATCGCCATCCCGGTCTCCATCATCGCCTCCTTCACGGCGGTGGCGGCCATGGGCTTCTCGGTGAACATCCTGACGCTGCTGGGGCTGGTGCTGGCCATCGGCCTGGTGGTGGATGACGCGATCGTGGTGCTGGAGAACATCCATCGCCGCATCGAGGAGGGGGAGGAGCCGCTGCTGGCCGCCCTTCGCGGCTCGCGCGAGATCGCCTTCGCCATCATCGCCACCACCCTGGTTCTGATCGCGGTCTTCGTGCCGCTCTCCTTCATGTCGGGCAATGTGGGGCGGCTGTTCACGGAATTCGGCCTGGCGCTGGCGGCCTCCGTCGTGTTCTCGGGGCTGGTGGCGCTGACGCTGACGCCCATGATGTGCAGCAAGCTTCTGAAGCCGCACGGGTCCAGCGGGCTGTTCATTCGCATGACGGAGCCGCTCTTCCTCGGCATGAACAATGGCTTCCGCGTGCTGCTGCGGGGCGCGCTGAACATGCCCATCGTGGTCATGGCGGTGGCGGCGGGGCTGTCGGCACTGGCGGTGCTGCTGTTCCAGGCGCTGCCCAAGGAATTCACGCCCACCGAGGATCGTGGCGTCATCATCGTGCCGCTGACCGGCCCCGAGGGCGCGACGGGCAACTACATGCTGGAACACCTGCGCCATGCCGAGCGGCTAGGCGCGCGCTATGTCGCCTCGGGCGAGGCGGCCTCGGTCTTCTCCACCCTGGGCGGCTTCCAGCCGCCGCCGCAGGGCAATGTCGCCAACATGTTCATCCGCCTGGCCCCCTGGGATGAGCGGACGCGCAATTCCCAGACCATCGCGCGCGAACTCTTCCCGCAGATCGCCGCCATGCCGGGCGTGCGCGGCTTCACCCTCACGCCGCCCTCGCTCGGCCAGTCGGGCTTCCAGCCGCCGGTGCAGTTCGTCATCGGCGGCCCGGACTATGAGACGCTGATCCAGTGGCGCGACACCTTCCTGGCCCGCGCCCGGCAGAATGAGCGGCTGCTGAACCTCGACAGCAATTTCCGCGAGACCAAGCCGGAGCTGCGCGTGGACATTGATCGCCGCCGCGCGGCCGACCTCGGCGTCTCCATCCAGGCGGTGGGGCGCACCATCGAGACCATGCTCGGCTCGCGCGAGGTCAGCACCTATATCGAGGGCGGGCAGGAATATAAGGTCCTGCTCCAGGCGACCGAGGGCGACCGTTCCACGCCCTATGATCTGCAGAACATCTTCATCCGCTCCGCCGGCGGGCTTATCCCGCTGTCCAATGTGGTGACGCTGAGCGAACGCGCGCGGCCGCAGGCGCTCTCCCGCGCCGACCGGGTGCGGGCCATCACCATCACCGCCTCGCTCGCGCCGGGCTACACGCTGGGCGAGGCGCTCGACTTCATGGACCGCACGGCGCGCGAGGTGCTGCCCTCCGAGGTGCGGATTTCCTATCGCGGCCAGTCGCTGGAATTCCGCGACAGCACGGGCGCGCTCTACGTCACCTTCCTGATGGCGCTGCTGGTGGTCTACCTGGTGCTGGCGGCGCAGTTCGAGAGCTTCATCCACCCGCTCATCATCCTGCTCTCCACGCCGCTGGCCATGACGGGGGGGCTGCTCGCGCTGCACTTCACGGGGCAGACGCTGAACATCTTCAGCCAGATCGGGATGATCCTGCTGATCGGGCTGATGGCGAAGAACGGCATCCTGGTGGTGGAATTCGCGAACCAGCTGCGCGACCGGGGGCTGTCCATCTTCGACGCGGCGCTGGAAGCGAGCGTGGTGCGGCTGCGGCCCATCCTGATGACCTCCATCGCCACCGTCTTCGGCGCGGTGCCGCTGGCCATGGCGACGGGGGCGGGCGCGGAGAGCCGCATGGCGCTGGGCGTCGTCATCGTGGGTGGCGTCACCTTCTCCACGATCGTGACGCTCTTCGCGGTGCCGGCGCTCTACGTGATGCTGGCGCGCTTTACCAAGCCGCTCGGCCATATCGAGCGCGCGCTGTCGGACCTGGAGCGCCGCACGCCCGTGGCGGGCGACGAGGCGGCGAAATATGCGAAGAAGCCGGGCGCTTCACCGGCGCCCGCGGAGTGA
- a CDS encoding efflux RND transporter periplasmic adaptor subunit, whose translation MRAWLQLGIVAVLGGAGYLWHTQADAWGVPAPLSLLGLERPTVQEAARGAPAGGQVAVVAAPVRQAAVVERMESVGTVRAREAVTITTKVAGMVTAIRFEEGAHVRAGEVLMELDSEALYAELYQARASLDNAQSQLARARALPAGQAVARARVDELETLSRAADGRLRQIQARIDELRLTAPFDGRVGLRQVSVGALIQPGTAVTSLDDISRVRVEFSIPEVHVARVRPGSLVSARSAAHGSRVFEGRVTVMDTRIDTATRTMRVISEFDNSDEALRPGLFLNVQLTLETRPTALLVPEEALDSLGERSFVYAIRDGRARRVEVQLGLRMAGEVEIRQGVRPDDQVVVRGLQRLRPDVPVRVTETMTRPTS comes from the coding sequence ATGCGCGCCTGGCTGCAACTCGGCATCGTCGCCGTCCTCGGCGGCGCCGGCTATCTCTGGCACACCCAGGCGGATGCCTGGGGCGTTCCCGCGCCGCTCTCACTCCTGGGCCTGGAACGCCCCACGGTGCAGGAGGCTGCGCGCGGCGCTCCGGCTGGCGGGCAGGTCGCGGTCGTGGCGGCCCCCGTCCGGCAGGCGGCTGTGGTGGAGCGGATGGAAAGCGTGGGCACCGTCCGCGCGCGCGAGGCCGTGACCATCACCACCAAGGTGGCCGGCATGGTCACCGCCATCCGCTTCGAGGAAGGTGCCCATGTCCGCGCCGGCGAGGTGCTGATGGAGCTGGACAGCGAGGCCCTCTATGCCGAGCTGTACCAGGCCCGCGCCAGCCTCGACAACGCGCAGAGCCAGCTGGCCCGCGCCCGCGCCCTGCCGGCCGGGCAGGCCGTGGCCCGCGCCCGGGTGGATGAGCTGGAGACCCTCTCCCGCGCCGCCGATGGCCGGCTGCGCCAGATCCAGGCCCGCATTGACGAACTGCGCCTGACCGCCCCCTTCGACGGCCGCGTGGGCCTGCGGCAGGTGAGCGTGGGCGCGCTGATCCAGCCCGGCACCGCCGTCACCAGCCTGGACGACATCAGCCGCGTGCGCGTGGAATTCTCCATCCCCGAGGTGCATGTGGCGCGCGTCCGCCCCGGCAGCCTGGTCAGCGCCCGCAGCGCCGCCCATGGCAGCCGCGTCTTCGAGGGGCGGGTGACGGTGATGGACACGCGCATAGACACCGCCACCCGGACCATGCGCGTGATCTCCGAATTCGACAATTCGGACGAGGCGCTGCGGCCCGGCCTGTTCCTCAACGTCCAGCTCACGCTGGAAACCCGCCCCACCGCCCTGCTGGTGCCGGAGGAGGCGCTGGATTCACTGGGCGAGCGCAGCTTCGTCTACGCCATCCGCGACGGGCGCGCGCGCCGCGTGGAGGTGCAGCTCGGCCTGCGAATGGCGGGCGAGGTGGAAATCCGCCAGGGGGTGCGCCCGGATGACCAGGTGGTGGTGCGCGGCCTGCAGCGCCTGCGCCCCGATGTGCCCGTGCGCGTCACCGAGACCATGACCCGCCCCACGAGCTGA
- a CDS encoding Lrp/AsnC ligand binding domain-containing protein codes for MIKCEMGQAYRVAREMADSIAELSEMHSISGQYDLLGKFYLEPEQDIGLFVVERVQSVAGVKDTYTLQTFNAFSSGKG; via the coding sequence ATGATCAAGTGTGAGATGGGCCAAGCCTACCGCGTGGCGCGGGAAATGGCCGACAGCATCGCCGAATTGTCCGAGATGCATTCCATTTCCGGCCAGTATGACCTGCTGGGGAAGTTCTACCTGGAGCCGGAGCAGGATATCGGCCTCTTCGTGGTGGAGCGGGTGCAGAGCGTGGCGGGCGTGAAGGACACCTACACGCTCCAGACCTTCAACGCCTTCTCGTCCGGCAAAGGGTAA
- a CDS encoding amidase, producing the protein MTEPCELPATTARRMIGRKKLSPVELLDSCLKRIEAVNPAVNAMTAMDVEAARTQARAAEDAVMKGERLGVLHGLPLGIKDLEETKGLRTTWGSLLFKDHIPTRDEGMVRHLREAGGIVLGKTNVPEFGLGANSRNAVYGATGNAFDPTHNAAGSSGGSAVALACDMVPLASGSDTGGSLRNPAAFNGIVGYRPSPGLVPNERRGHGWNPLSVLGPMARDVPDLCLMLSAMAGDDAGDPLAYTLHARTVRGEPALFHPAREIDLSTLRVAATEDFNLALVEGVVRRKFRRIVEGCGSLFARIETATPDVTGGDEAFEVLRASGALASHLDRVRKHADKCGPNMIANVEEGLRYSLEDQARAASRQTVIYRNFQSFFEKHDVLITPAITISPRPWRELFPSEIDGQKTRTYFHWLALAYYVTLTGHPAISLPVGLDEKGFPFGLQIVGPRGGDAFVLGVAAALEAALAGDAEFGRPKPDIAKLRAAPPISGMEGFLGFG; encoded by the coding sequence ATGACCGAACCCTGCGAACTGCCCGCCACCACCGCCCGGCGCATGATCGGGCGCAAGAAGCTCTCGCCGGTGGAGCTGCTGGACAGCTGCCTCAAGCGCATCGAGGCGGTGAACCCGGCCGTGAACGCCATGACGGCCATGGATGTGGAGGCCGCCCGCACCCAGGCCCGCGCCGCCGAGGACGCCGTGATGAAGGGCGAGCGGCTGGGCGTGCTGCACGGGTTGCCGCTCGGCATCAAGGATCTGGAGGAGACGAAGGGGCTGCGCACCACCTGGGGCAGCCTGCTCTTCAAGGACCACATCCCCACGCGCGACGAGGGCATGGTGCGCCACCTGCGCGAGGCGGGCGGCATCGTGCTGGGCAAGACCAATGTGCCGGAGTTCGGCCTGGGGGCGAACAGCCGCAACGCCGTCTATGGCGCGACGGGCAATGCCTTCGACCCCACGCACAATGCCGCCGGGTCCTCGGGCGGTTCGGCCGTGGCCCTCGCTTGCGACATGGTGCCGCTGGCCTCGGGCTCCGACACGGGCGGGTCGCTGCGCAACCCGGCCGCCTTCAACGGGATCGTGGGCTACCGCCCCTCGCCGGGCCTGGTGCCCAATGAGCGGCGGGGGCATGGCTGGAACCCGCTCTCCGTGCTGGGCCCGATGGCGCGGGACGTGCCGGATCTCTGCCTGATGCTCTCGGCCATGGCGGGCGATGATGCGGGCGACCCGCTGGCCTACACGCTGCACGCGCGCACGGTCCGGGGCGAGCCCGCGCTGTTCCACCCGGCGCGCGAGATTGACCTCTCTACCCTGCGCGTGGCCGCGACCGAAGACTTCAACCTGGCACTGGTGGAAGGCGTGGTGCGCCGCAAGTTCCGGCGCATCGTGGAGGGCTGCGGTTCGCTCTTCGCGCGGATCGAGACGGCCACGCCCGACGTGACCGGCGGCGATGAGGCCTTCGAGGTGCTGCGGGCCTCGGGCGCCTTGGCCTCGCACCTGGACCGCGTGCGGAAGCATGCCGACAAGTGCGGCCCCAACATGATCGCGAATGTGGAGGAGGGGCTGCGCTACTCCCTGGAGGACCAGGCCCGCGCCGCGAGCCGCCAGACCGTGATCTACCGGAACTTCCAGAGCTTCTTCGAGAAGCACGACGTGCTGATCACGCCCGCCATCACCATCAGCCCCCGTCCCTGGCGGGAGCTGTTCCCGAGCGAGATCGACGGGCAGAAGACCCGCACCTACTTCCACTGGCTGGCGCTGGCCTATTACGTGACGCTGACAGGCCACCCGGCCATCAGCCTGCCCGTGGGGCTGGACGAGAAGGGGTTCCCCTTCGGCCTGCAGATCGTGGGCCCGCGGGGCGGCGATGCCTTCGTGCTGGGCGTCGCGGCCGCGCTGGAGGCGGCGCTGGCCGGCGATGCGGAGTTCGGTCGCCCGAAGCCCGACATCGCCAAACTGCGCGCGGCACCGCCCATCAGCGGGATGGAGGGCTTCCTCGGCTTCGGCTGA